Proteins encoded in a region of the Pseudomonas viciae genome:
- a CDS encoding quaternary amine ABC transporter ATP-binding protein, translating to MSHDDEILSVKNIFKVFGSNPDTAMKMLRNGADKNEIFDKTGHVVGVFDASFSVKRGEIFVIMGLSGSGKSTMVRLFNRLIEPTSGSIHLNGREITGLSDKTLLDVRRKEMGMVFQSFALMPHMSVLENTAFGLEIAGVPEKERHLRAREALSQVGLAGQEHSYPHQLSGGMQQRVGLARALANDPTILLMDEAFSALDPLIRSEMQGELIRLQAEQQRTIIFISHDIEEAIRIGHRIAIMEGGRVVQIGTPQELINQPATDYVRNFFKGFDSSRVLTAGDVAQLDPEMICRVNGKAPSFKAGTPYGYLINEQDQLLGVVDTDGHGGVAQDLAGQRHSLHEQRPVYLDTPLHDVLDIAATLPYPVPVLDRAGALKGTLSKSQLLQTLSRH from the coding sequence ATGAGCCATGACGATGAAATTCTTTCGGTAAAAAACATTTTCAAGGTCTTTGGTTCTAATCCAGACACCGCCATGAAAATGCTGCGCAATGGCGCCGACAAGAACGAGATTTTTGATAAAACCGGCCATGTGGTCGGTGTATTTGACGCAAGTTTCTCGGTCAAGCGAGGCGAAATTTTCGTGATCATGGGGCTGTCAGGTTCTGGCAAATCGACCATGGTGCGCCTGTTCAATCGCTTGATCGAACCCACCTCGGGAAGCATTCACCTCAACGGTCGCGAAATTACCGGCCTTTCCGATAAAACCCTGCTCGACGTACGGCGCAAGGAAATGGGCATGGTGTTCCAATCCTTTGCGCTGATGCCCCACATGAGCGTGCTGGAAAATACCGCCTTTGGCCTGGAAATCGCCGGCGTGCCAGAGAAAGAACGCCACCTGCGCGCCCGGGAAGCCTTGAGCCAGGTTGGCTTGGCGGGCCAGGAACACAGCTACCCTCATCAACTGTCTGGCGGAATGCAACAACGTGTCGGGCTGGCCAGAGCATTGGCCAACGACCCGACGATCCTGCTGATGGACGAGGCATTTTCGGCCCTCGACCCATTGATCCGCAGCGAGATGCAGGGCGAGCTGATCCGCCTGCAGGCTGAACAACAGCGCACCATCATTTTCATCTCCCACGACATCGAGGAAGCCATTCGCATCGGCCATCGCATCGCGATCATGGAGGGCGGCCGGGTCGTGCAGATCGGTACTCCGCAGGAACTGATCAACCAGCCGGCGACGGATTATGTGCGCAACTTCTTCAAGGGCTTCGACAGCTCAAGGGTCCTGACCGCAGGGGATGTGGCTCAACTGGATCCGGAAATGATCTGCCGGGTGAACGGTAAAGCGCCCAGTTTCAAAGCAGGCACACCCTATGGCTACCTGATCAACGAGCAAGATCAACTGCTGGGTGTCGTCGATACCGATGGCCACGGCGGCGTAGCGCAGGACCTGGCAGGTCAACGCCACAGCCTGCATGAACAACGCCCCGTATACCTCGATACACCGCTGCATGACGTACTGGATATCGCCGCGACACTTCCTTATCCAGTGCCGGTGCTTGACCGCGCAGGCGCCCTCAAGGGGACGCTTTCCAAGAGTCAGCTACTTCAAACCCTGAGTCGCCATTAA
- the proX gene encoding glycine betaine/L-proline ABC transporter substrate-binding protein ProX: protein MRELKLSRNIRRCLSAVALTVLSLHAMASAEKPGDGVSITPIFPSIAEERFRGEIAMEGLRELGYKVKEPKETEYSVMLVALGSGDADFTVHLWDKLHDTFYQKAGGDEDMIKAGDIMPGVLQGYLIDKKTADAYNIKYLTDLKKPEIAKLFDVDGDGKADLTGCNPGWGCELTIDHHLKAYGLEKTVSHNRGSYFALMADTITRYKQGQPILYYTWVPQWIAGVLVEGKDVVWLEVPYTDLPGGNNKVDTSYKGKNLGFAVDKVEAVLNRDFANKNPAALKFLSQMQISTDDESAQNLRMQKGENKPADITRHAKEWIAAHRQQIDAWLQASRDAAKASK from the coding sequence ATGCGCGAATTGAAACTCTCCCGCAACATCCGGCGGTGCCTCTCGGCTGTCGCCCTGACCGTCTTGTCACTCCATGCCATGGCCTCGGCAGAGAAGCCCGGCGATGGTGTCTCGATAACACCGATCTTTCCTTCCATCGCCGAAGAGCGCTTTCGGGGTGAGATCGCCATGGAGGGTCTGCGTGAACTTGGCTACAAGGTCAAGGAGCCGAAGGAAACCGAGTACTCCGTCATGTTGGTGGCCTTGGGCAGCGGCGACGCGGATTTCACCGTGCACTTGTGGGACAAGCTCCACGACACCTTCTACCAGAAAGCGGGCGGTGACGAGGACATGATCAAGGCAGGCGATATCATGCCTGGGGTATTGCAGGGCTATCTGATCGATAAAAAGACTGCCGACGCCTACAACATCAAATACCTGACGGACCTCAAGAAGCCAGAGATCGCGAAGCTGTTCGATGTCGACGGAGATGGAAAAGCGGACCTGACCGGCTGCAACCCCGGCTGGGGCTGTGAGCTGACCATCGACCATCACCTCAAGGCCTATGGTCTCGAGAAAACGGTCAGCCATAATCGTGGTTCCTATTTCGCATTGATGGCCGACACCATCACCCGCTACAAACAGGGTCAGCCGATCCTCTATTACACCTGGGTTCCTCAATGGATCGCCGGCGTGTTGGTCGAGGGTAAAGACGTAGTATGGCTCGAAGTGCCGTACACCGACCTGCCAGGCGGCAACAACAAAGTCGACACCTCCTACAAAGGCAAGAATCTCGGTTTCGCCGTAGACAAGGTAGAGGCTGTACTCAACCGGGACTTTGCCAACAAGAATCCAGCGGCCCTGAAGTTTCTTTCGCAAATGCAGATCAGCACTGACGACGAAAGCGCGCAGAACCTGAGAATGCAAAAAGGTGAGAACAAGCCAGCGGATATCACCCGGCATGCCAAGGAGTGGATTGCCGCTCACCGTCAGCAAATCGACGCCTGGCTCCAGGCTTCACGGGATGCAGCCAAAGCCAGCAAGTAA
- the dddP gene encoding dimethylsulfonioproprionate lyase DddP, producing MTTSPFSIPASARRIDPARQRAAALKADGSVDDNNRVEIGPTPLAFAEWAQLGLQAPHLPTMRQYRLQRIVDQLVARDLGGILLFDPLNIRYATDTTNMQLWTTHNPARACFVAASGHVVLWDFHGCDHLSSHLPLVTELRSGASFFYFETGEHTDRHARHFAGQIDELLRQHAGANRRLAVDRIEVAGVRALDALAVEICSGQEVTEFARMIKGPDEIKAMRCAVASCEASIAEMHRALRAGATENDVWAALHSGNIRRGGEWIETRILSSGPRTNPWFQESGPRVLNDGDLLSFDTDLIGTYGMCVDMSRSWICGGLEPTAEQKRLYRIAHDHIIHNTELIKPGVRFTELTAKAHRLPEPCRAQRYGVLYHGVGLCDEYPSIRYPEDLDSYGYEGELQPGMALCVEAYVGEVGGQDGIKLENQLLVTETGYELLTHYPFDESFLLDTKPNS from the coding sequence ATGACGACTTCACCTTTTTCAATTCCCGCCAGCGCTCGCCGCATCGATCCAGCCCGGCAACGCGCAGCTGCGCTGAAAGCCGACGGCTCCGTCGACGACAACAATCGCGTCGAGATAGGCCCTACACCGCTGGCTTTCGCGGAGTGGGCCCAATTGGGCTTGCAAGCGCCTCATCTACCGACCATGCGCCAATACCGACTGCAACGGATCGTCGACCAACTGGTAGCCCGAGACCTGGGCGGCATCCTGCTGTTTGACCCGCTGAATATCCGCTATGCCACCGACACCACGAACATGCAATTGTGGACGACCCATAACCCCGCGCGAGCCTGTTTCGTCGCGGCCAGCGGCCACGTTGTGCTGTGGGATTTCCATGGTTGTGATCACCTCTCCTCCCACTTGCCGCTGGTTACCGAGTTACGCAGCGGCGCGTCGTTCTTTTACTTCGAGACCGGTGAACACACCGATCGCCATGCCAGGCATTTCGCAGGCCAAATCGACGAGCTGCTGCGCCAACACGCTGGAGCCAACCGACGCTTGGCGGTAGACCGGATTGAAGTGGCAGGCGTGCGCGCGCTGGATGCGCTCGCGGTGGAGATTTGCAGCGGCCAGGAAGTGACCGAGTTTGCGCGGATGATCAAAGGCCCCGATGAAATCAAGGCGATGCGCTGCGCGGTGGCTTCATGCGAAGCGTCCATCGCCGAAATGCATCGGGCATTACGGGCAGGAGCAACGGAAAACGATGTCTGGGCCGCCCTGCACTCCGGCAACATTCGCCGGGGCGGTGAGTGGATAGAAACGCGAATACTCAGTTCCGGCCCACGCACCAACCCGTGGTTCCAGGAGTCCGGCCCACGGGTATTGAACGATGGCGACTTGTTGTCGTTCGACACGGACCTGATCGGCACCTACGGTATGTGCGTGGACATGTCCCGCAGTTGGATCTGTGGGGGGCTGGAGCCAACAGCCGAACAGAAGCGCCTCTATCGAATCGCCCATGACCATATCATCCATAACACCGAGTTGATCAAGCCAGGCGTACGCTTTACCGAGCTGACCGCCAAGGCACACCGGTTGCCCGAACCCTGCCGGGCTCAGCGCTATGGCGTGCTTTACCACGGTGTAGGGCTGTGTGATGAGTACCCCAGCATTCGCTATCCGGAAGACTTGGACTCCTACGGATACGAAGGTGAGTTGCAGCCAGGCATGGCCCTTTGTGTCGAGGCGTATGTGGGTGAAGTGGGTGGGCAGGACGGGATCAAATTGGAGAACCAACTGTTGGTCACGGAAACCGGTTATGAACTGCTCACCCACTACCCTTTCGACGAAAGTTTTCTGCTGGATACGAAGCCCAACTCATGA
- a CDS encoding GlxA family transcriptional regulator, with protein MSQSIEARKASSIGFLLLDSFSLTCFTQCLDVLMTANFIQPGSIKVHTFSRNDCEVISDLAIPIRPDTPLTDIRIAALDLMVVCGGLRTPRAVPEGLIKLLNKLASMPIALGGLWNGAWYLGKAGLLDGYRCAIHAEQRIALSEFSPNTTVTLDTVVFDRDRLTASNPAGAFQIMMKWLYAALDHKVADAVFDLLDYDQSRLRTSAKVQGRNVSAPLQEIIKLMEYNLEEPLGLDLLAECVRLSKRQIQRLFREQINTSPQRYYLELRLREARRLIQNSKLSVTDVAIACGFVSTPHFSKCYSTFFNCPPSKENRYEI; from the coding sequence ATGAGTCAATCGATCGAGGCCCGCAAAGCATCGAGCATAGGATTCCTCCTGCTTGATAGCTTCTCCCTGACTTGTTTCACGCAATGCCTGGACGTGCTGATGACCGCTAACTTCATCCAGCCTGGCTCGATAAAAGTCCATACATTCAGTCGCAACGATTGCGAAGTCATCAGCGACCTGGCAATACCCATCAGACCCGATACGCCGCTGACCGATATCAGGATCGCGGCACTGGACCTGATGGTTGTCTGCGGCGGGCTACGCACGCCCAGAGCAGTCCCTGAAGGGCTGATAAAGCTTCTGAACAAACTCGCAAGCATGCCCATTGCGCTCGGTGGGTTGTGGAATGGTGCCTGGTACCTGGGCAAAGCCGGACTGCTCGATGGCTACCGATGCGCCATTCATGCAGAACAACGAATCGCCCTATCGGAATTTTCACCCAACACGACTGTAACCCTCGACACCGTGGTATTTGATCGTGACCGACTCACAGCGTCCAACCCCGCTGGCGCCTTTCAAATCATGATGAAATGGCTTTACGCGGCCCTCGACCATAAAGTCGCAGACGCCGTGTTTGATCTATTGGATTATGACCAGTCTCGGCTCCGGACCTCGGCCAAGGTCCAAGGTCGTAACGTGAGTGCACCGCTGCAAGAAATAATCAAGCTGATGGAGTACAACCTTGAAGAGCCGTTAGGCCTGGATTTGCTCGCAGAATGCGTTCGACTTTCCAAGCGCCAGATCCAACGCCTGTTTCGAGAGCAAATCAACACATCCCCTCAGCGCTACTATCTGGAGCTGCGACTTAGAGAAGCGCGTCGCCTGATACAAAATTCCAAACTGTCAGTCACTGATGTCGCCATTGCCTGCGGTTTCGTCTCGACCCCTCATTTCAGCAAATGCTATAGCACCTTCTTCAACTGCCCCCCGTCGAAAGAAAATCGCTACGAGATATAG
- the dapA gene encoding 4-hydroxy-tetrahydrodipicolinate synthase has protein sequence MNFDGVWTPVVTPFNTSGAVDFRSLENIIDSLIEHGVHGLIVGGTTGEYYALSHDERLALFDFIADYAKSRIPLMAGINATTTQESLTLGLHAKKVGFNAILLAAPYYCQPTQQELLVHALSVDDALDMPIMLYNFPARTGTEMSWEFINGLKGRPNFQAIKESTGSIERMHGLLNEHTDQLQVSCGMDDQVLEFFTWGARSWVAGASNFLAPEHVALYQACVVAKDMIKGRELATRLLPMLNLLEQGGKFCQYIKHGCELAGQPVGVTRLPLQPLSDAEKSAFKTVYEQLTAHRA, from the coding sequence ATGAACTTTGATGGCGTGTGGACTCCCGTTGTAACTCCCTTTAATACTTCGGGCGCCGTGGACTTCAGGTCGCTGGAAAACATCATTGACTCACTTATCGAACACGGTGTGCATGGCCTGATCGTCGGTGGTACGACGGGCGAATACTATGCCTTGTCCCATGATGAGCGGCTGGCGCTGTTCGACTTCATCGCCGACTACGCCAAATCGCGTATTCCCTTGATGGCGGGCATCAATGCCACCACCACCCAGGAAAGCCTCACGCTGGGCCTGCATGCAAAAAAAGTGGGCTTCAATGCCATTCTTCTTGCCGCTCCCTACTACTGCCAACCGACCCAACAAGAACTGCTGGTCCATGCCTTGAGCGTCGATGACGCGCTCGACATGCCCATCATGCTCTACAACTTTCCGGCCCGTACCGGGACCGAAATGTCCTGGGAATTCATCAACGGGCTCAAGGGCCGTCCCAACTTCCAGGCGATCAAGGAAAGCACCGGCTCAATTGAACGCATGCACGGCCTGCTCAACGAACACACCGATCAGTTGCAAGTGAGCTGCGGCATGGACGACCAGGTGCTGGAATTTTTCACCTGGGGCGCCCGCAGCTGGGTCGCTGGCGCATCCAACTTCCTTGCGCCAGAACATGTCGCACTGTATCAGGCGTGTGTCGTGGCAAAGGACATGATCAAAGGTCGTGAACTGGCGACCCGTTTGTTGCCGATGCTCAACCTGCTCGAACAAGGCGGCAAGTTCTGCCAGTACATCAAACACGGCTGCGAATTGGCCGGCCAGCCGGTGGGTGTGACCCGTCTGCCTTTGCAACCGCTCAGCGACGCAGAGAAAAGCGCATTCAAGACTGTCTATGAACAGCTGACGGCTCATCGCGCCTGA
- a CDS encoding NAD(P)/FAD-dependent oxidoreductase yields MQLQCNFLPQNDGQPGWYETLPPPAPSTPLKGAVRADWAVLGAGLAGLAAARRLAELLPEASIALIDAKRVGFGAAGRNSGFMVDLPHDLTSHSYTSDRTADQRIIRLSRGGIDFMRQIVQREGIECDWREQGKLHGAVNPQGIAALESFAKGLSGLGEPYTTLDAARMKAITGTDFYKSGLHAPGCVLVQPAALCRGLAQSLPANVTLYEDSPVLNIELGKPHELTTAQGVLSAPRMVMANNAYAAPFGQLGLKGRLLPVYTYASLTRELTAQEQARLGGEQSWGLIPADPLGTTVRRLANGRICIRNSFTYNPRLTASPRTLERVRRAHRHSFEARFPMLSGVPFEYTWGGALCISRNSGSVFGEIAPDVFSAVCCNGLGLTRSTVAGKLIAEYAVGMGSELLDIMLDQPDPCWNPPEPFLGLGLRSSIAWKEWQAGAEL; encoded by the coding sequence ATGCAGCTTCAGTGTAATTTCCTACCTCAAAACGATGGCCAACCCGGTTGGTACGAAACGCTGCCACCACCGGCACCCAGCACCCCGCTCAAAGGCGCCGTCAGGGCCGACTGGGCGGTTCTCGGCGCCGGCCTGGCGGGGTTGGCTGCCGCCCGGAGACTGGCCGAACTTTTACCCGAGGCGTCGATTGCATTGATCGACGCCAAGCGGGTAGGTTTCGGTGCGGCCGGACGCAACTCCGGCTTCATGGTGGACTTGCCCCATGACCTGACGTCCCACAGCTACACCTCCGACCGTACCGCCGACCAGCGCATCATTCGGTTGAGTCGTGGCGGCATCGATTTCATGCGCCAGATCGTCCAGCGCGAAGGCATCGAGTGCGATTGGCGCGAGCAGGGCAAGTTGCATGGCGCCGTCAACCCACAAGGCATCGCCGCGCTTGAGTCCTTTGCCAAAGGGCTGAGCGGATTGGGGGAACCCTACACGACGCTGGATGCCGCGCGGATGAAAGCGATCACCGGTACCGACTTCTACAAATCGGGGCTGCATGCCCCCGGTTGCGTACTCGTTCAACCCGCCGCGTTGTGCCGGGGGCTGGCGCAATCGTTGCCAGCGAACGTCACGTTGTATGAAGACAGCCCGGTATTGAACATTGAACTTGGCAAACCTCATGAGCTGACTACCGCCCAAGGCGTGCTTTCGGCGCCGCGCATGGTGATGGCCAACAATGCCTACGCGGCACCGTTCGGTCAGCTTGGACTCAAGGGTCGGTTACTGCCCGTCTACACGTACGCCAGCCTGACCCGAGAGTTGACTGCCCAGGAGCAGGCCCGCCTGGGTGGCGAGCAAAGCTGGGGGCTCATTCCCGCCGACCCGCTGGGCACCACCGTGCGCAGGCTCGCCAATGGCCGGATTTGCATTCGCAACTCCTTCACCTACAACCCGCGCCTGACAGCGAGTCCCCGTACGCTTGAGCGTGTACGCCGCGCTCACCGCCACTCCTTCGAGGCACGCTTTCCAATGTTGTCAGGCGTGCCGTTCGAATACACCTGGGGCGGCGCGCTGTGCATTTCGCGCAACTCCGGCTCTGTCTTTGGCGAGATCGCGCCGGACGTGTTCAGCGCCGTGTGCTGCAACGGCTTGGGCCTGACCCGCAGCACCGTGGCGGGCAAACTGATCGCCGAATACGCCGTGGGGATGGGCAGTGAACTGCTGGACATCATGCTCGATCAACCTGACCCCTGCTGGAATCCCCCGGAACCGTTCCTGGGCTTAGGGCTGCGTTCTTCCATTGCTTGGAAGGAGTGGCAGGCAGGCGCGGAACTCTGA
- a CDS encoding isopenicillin N synthase family dioxygenase, producing MVQMTDTRLTSKQTTFEEIPFIDVAPLLDGSDPREVARQMGETCEKVGFFYIKNHGVPRALIDAMYAQTKGFFAMPFDKKNKLNVVNSGPTLRGYIPMYAENVDPENTRDFKECFDYGVHYDEVSPFFGANLMPVELTDFSDVCDAYHRAMLDLARKLISAIALSLDLPADYFEKLQRKPITIQRLLHYPPQSGEISQKEIGIGAHTDYGFLTILFQDKVGGLQVRNRAGDWVSAPPVEDTFIVNIGDLVQTLTNDRYTSTMHRVINTSGVERYSIPFFIDLDFDATVETVPTCISLSNPAKYAPYTCGQHKYSRFVASYAHLQAVEAV from the coding sequence ATGGTTCAGATGACCGATACCAGGCTTACAAGCAAGCAGACGACATTCGAAGAAATTCCCTTCATTGATGTCGCACCGTTACTCGATGGGAGCGACCCGCGAGAAGTTGCGCGCCAGATGGGAGAAACTTGCGAGAAAGTTGGTTTTTTCTATATTAAAAACCATGGAGTTCCGCGCGCCTTGATCGACGCGATGTATGCCCAGACGAAAGGCTTCTTTGCCATGCCTTTTGATAAGAAGAATAAGCTGAACGTGGTTAATTCAGGTCCCACGCTTCGCGGCTACATACCCATGTACGCGGAAAACGTCGATCCGGAAAATACCCGCGATTTCAAGGAGTGCTTCGACTATGGCGTCCACTATGACGAAGTGTCTCCTTTCTTCGGGGCAAACCTGATGCCGGTTGAGCTCACGGATTTTTCGGATGTCTGTGACGCCTACCATCGTGCAATGCTTGACCTGGCGCGCAAGCTCATCAGCGCCATTGCACTGAGCCTCGATCTGCCAGCGGACTACTTTGAAAAACTGCAACGCAAACCGATCACCATCCAGCGCTTGCTGCACTATCCCCCGCAGAGTGGCGAAATTTCACAAAAGGAAATCGGGATCGGAGCGCATACGGACTATGGCTTTCTGACGATCCTTTTCCAAGACAAGGTCGGTGGCTTGCAAGTGCGCAATCGTGCGGGTGACTGGGTAAGCGCCCCACCGGTGGAAGATACGTTCATCGTCAACATCGGTGATCTGGTGCAAACCCTGACGAATGACCGCTACACGTCGACTATGCACCGCGTCATCAATACCAGCGGTGTCGAACGGTACTCCATTCCATTCTTCATCGACTTGGACTTCGACGCGACTGTCGAGACTGTGCCAACGTGCATCAGCCTCAGTAACCCTGCCAAATACGCGCCTTACACCTGTGGCCAACACAAATACAGTCGCTTTGTCGCCAGCTACGCCCACTTGCAGGCTGTCGAAGCCGTCTAA